The following is a genomic window from uncultured Draconibacterium sp..
TAATACTGGTTTTAAATTTGCCGTATTCTGCTTTGTAATTCGACCGCTGATCACGTTCCATATCCATTTCCTCGGCAATTTTATCCTCAGGCCCCAAAAAGCCCATCGCTAACAATACAAGGTCGGCTTTGATGTATCTTTCTGTTCCTGGTACTGCCTGAGGCATTCTACCACCATTATCGGTTTTTACCCACTCTACCTGAACGGTGTGCAAAGCTTTTACTTTGCCATTTTCACCTTCAATTTTAGTGGTCATAATCGAATATTTTCGCGGATCTTTTCCTTTTGCCAAAATAGCTTCATGCTGGCCGTAATCGGTTTTTTCGTTTCCGGGCCATTCGGGCCATGGATTAACTTCGCCATTACGTTCTTTTGGTGGTTGAGGCATAATCTCTAACTGAGTTACGCTCTTGCAACCATGACGCAGCGATGTGGCTACACAGTCGGTACCAGTATCGCCACCACCAATTACAATTACATTTTTATCTTTTGCCGAAATATAATTTCCATCTTCCAGTTTACTGTCGAGCAAACTTTTTGTGTTGGCTTTCAGGAACTCCATGGCGAAGTGTACGCCATCCAGCTCACGGCCTTCAACATTCAGGTCGCGTGGTTTTGTAGCACCGGTGGTTAAAACAACGGCATCAAAGTCGTCGAGCAACTTTTTGCTGCGAATATCTTTTCCAACTTCGGTATTGGTTTCAAAAATAATACCTTCAGCTTCCAGAATATCAACACGACGCTGTACCACATCTTTATCCAGTTTCATGTTCGGAATTCCGTACATCAGCAAACCTCCGATACGATCGTCGCGTTCGAAAACAGTAACGGTATGACCGGCTTTGTTTAACTGAGCTGCACATGCCAGCCCTGCCGGACCTGATCCTACTACAGCAACTGTTTTTCCTGTGCGCGATTCCGGTGGCTCAGGAACTACCCATCCTTGTTCGAAACCATTGTCGATAATGGTACGTTCGTTGTCGTGAATGGTAACAGCCGGTTCGTTAATTCCCAATACACATCCTGCCTCGCACGGTGCCGGGCAAACTCTTCCTGTAAATTCAGGAAAGTTATTGGTATGGTGAAGGCGTTCCAGTGCATCTTTCCACTGTCCTTTGTAAATCAAATCGTTCCACTCCGGAATCAGGTTGTAAACCGGACATCCTGAAGCTCCGTTGTGTAATAAGGCTCCGCGATGGCAGAATGGAACACCGCAGTCCATGCAGCGTGCACCCTGTGTTTCACACGTTTCTTTATCGCGTAATATGTATACCTCGTTCCAATCTTTAAGGCGTTCCTCAATTTTTCGTGTTGGATTGGAAACTCTTTTATATTCTATAAATCCTGTTGGCTTTCCCATGTCTTAGCGTCTATAAAAATTACAAATTGGCCAAATGCATATCAAATGCAGCATCAATAACATCCGACTCTTTTTCGTATTTACCCGATTTGCGGGCCTTTTCAATGTAGGTCAGCATTCGTTTGTAATCGGTAGGAATTACTTTTACAAACTTGCCTATTGTCTCTTCCCAGTCAGATAGAACATATTCAGCCACCGTTGATTCGGTTTTGTCCATGTGTCTCTGGATCATTGCTTTCAGTTCTTCCTGCTCTGCTTTATCCTCAACTCTTTCCAGTTGAATCATTCCCTTGTTACAAAGACTTGGGAACGTCCCGTTAATATCGAGAACATAAGCAACGCCACCCGACATTCCTGCTCCAAAGTTTCGTCCTGTTTTTCCAAGAATAACAGTTTTTCCTCCCGTCATGTATTCGCAACCGTGGTCGCCAATACCTTCAACAACAACTTGTGCCCCCGAGTTACGAACACAGAAACGCTCGCCGGCAACACCGCGGATATAAGCTTCGCCGCCTGTTGCTCCGTAAAAACAAACGTTACCTACAATAATGTTTTGTTCCGGTATGAACTGTACATTTTTAGCCGGGTAGATGGACAAATGACCGCCGGATAATCCTTTTCCGAAATAGTCGTTTGCATCTCCTTCAACTTCCAGTTCAATACCTTTGCAAACAAAAGCACCGAATGATTGTCCTGCAGAACCAGTCATTTTATAATGGATGGTTCCGTCGGGCAAACCGTCTCCTTTATATACCTTGGTTACTTCGTGCGAAAGAACGGTACCAACGCTTCGGTTGATATTCTTTATCTCGAACTCTGCAGACACTTTTTCACCGTCTTTTATAGCCTTTTGTGCAGCTTCAACCAATTTCCAGTCGAGGATTTCTTCCAACTGGTGATCTTGTTTTTTGCTGCAGTAAAGTCCTTCTTCCTGTCCAATTTCTTCTTTGTAAAGAATAGGGCTTAAGTCGAGTCCTTTATATTTCCAATGATCAATGTCGTCTTTAAATTTCAGGCATTGCGACTGACCTACCATTTCAGTAATTGTACGGAAGCCTAATTCTGCCATAATCTCACGAAGACCTTCAACAAGGAATTCGAAGTAGTTTACAACATGATCGGGATTACCTTTAAATTTACCACGTAATCTTTCGTTTTGTGTTGCTACACCTACAGGACAAGTATTGCTGTGGCATTTACGCATCATTATACAGCCTTCAACAACCAGTGCCATTGTAGCAACTCCCCATTCTTCGGCACCAAGCAGTGTTGCAATAGCCAGGTCGCGCGATGTTTTCATCTGACCATCCGACTGAACAACAATACGGTTACGCAAGCGGTTGCGAACCAGTGTTTGGTGTGTTTCCGACAATCCAAGTTCCCACGGCAATCCTGCATGTTTGATCGAACTAAGTGGCGATGCTCCTGTTCCTCCGTCGTATCCTGAGATCAGAACGGCATCGGCTTTGGCTTTGCAAACTCCTGCAGCAACAGTACCTACGCCGGTTTCTGAAACCAGTTTCACGTTAATACGTGCATCGCGGTTACTGTTTTTTAGGTCGAAGATTAGCTGTGCCAAATCCTCGATAGAATAGATATCGTGGTGTGGTGGAGGAGAAATCAATCCTACACCAGGAGTTGAGTTACGTGTGCGTCCGATCCAGCCATTTACTTTATGACCCGGAAGGTGACCACCTTCACCTGGTTTAGCTCCCTGTGCCATTTTAATCTGTAGCTCTTTTGCCATGCTCAGGTAGTAGCTGTTCACTCCAAAACGTCCTGATGCAATCTGCTTGGTTGCAGAGCACATATCGTCGCCATTTGGCAACTTGGTGTAACGAATTGGGTCTTCACCGCCTTCTCCTGAGTTTGATTTAGAGCCAATGCGGTTCATGGCAATGGCCAATGTAGTGTGTGCTTCCCACGAGATAGAACCAAACGACATTGCTCCCGTAGCAAAACGGGTAAGAATGCTTTTTGCCGATTCAACTTCGTCGAGCGGAATTGACTTCCGGTCGGAAGTGAAATCCATCAATCCACGTAAGGTACATGCGGCTTCTGCCTGATCGTCAACAACCGTACAATATTTTTTATATTTCTCGTAATCTTTCTTTCGTGTTGCTTCCTGAATCAATTGAATAGCTTCAGGACTCAATAAGTGACGTTCGCCATCTTTACGCCAGTGGTACTCGCCACCGGGCTCCAGTACTTTTGCTCCGCCCTGGCGCGTCGGGAATCCTTTGCGGTGGCGCATCATTGCTTCTTTGGCAATATCATCAAGGCTTAATCCTTCAACGCGGCTAACTGTACCGGTAAAGTATTTGTCAACCACTTCCTGCTTTAATCCAACAGCTTCAAAAATTTGCGCCCCCTGGTACGACGCCAAAGTTGAAATACCCATTTTTGAGAATACTTTCAACAGACCGCCACCAATAGCTTTTACGTAGTTTTTAATGGCTTGCTCTTTGGTAATATCTCCCAATGCGCCTTGATTTACCAAATCTTTAATGGTATCGATGGCCATATACGGATTTACGGCAGAAACACCATAGCCTAACAATGTGGCAAAATGATGAACTTCGCGCACATCTCCGGCTTCCATAATGATATCTGCTTTACCACGTTTTCCAACACGGATAAGGTGGTGGTGAACAGCCGATGCTGCCAGTAGCGAAGGAATCGGGGCATGGTCGGTGCTAATTGCAAAGTCAGACAATAAAATGATTGAATAAGCTTCATCAATCGCATCTTCAACGTACTGACACAAACGCTCTAGTTTGGTTTCCAATGTACCTTCTTTTTCGTCGGCGTGGAAAACAATGCTGATCTTTTTGGTTTGGAAATGCGTGTGATCCACGTATGCCAGTTTAATCAACTGCTCGTTGGTTAATACAGGCTGGTGAATGGCAATGCGTCGGCAATGCTCAGCAGATTCCGTAAGAATATTTTTAAAACCACCCACGTATGTTCTCAAGTCCATTACGATGCGCTCCCTTATTGGGTCGATCGGAGGATTGGTTACCTGGGCGAATAATTGTTTAAAGTAGTGTGATAAATGCACCGGACGATCAGAAAGAACGGCCAGCGGGTTATCGGCTCCCATCGAGCCAAGTGCTTCGCCACCATTTGTCGCCATCGGTTTCAGTATCACCTCAATATCTTCATGAGTGAATCCAAAAGCTTTTTGTCTTTTAAATACGGTTTTCTTATCCGGTTCTTTTAATTCCAGGTCGGGAATAAAAGGAAGTTCATCCAGATAAGTCATATTTTCTTTTACCCATTCGCCATAAGGTTGGCTTGAGCAAATTTCAGCTTTAACTTCTTCATCAGAAATAATACGGCCTTGTTCCAGATCGGCAACAAACATTTTTCCGGGTTGCAAACGACCTCTGATCTTCACCTGATCGTGAGGAACATCAATTGCTCCGGTTTCTGATGACATTATTAATGTATCGTCGTCGGTTAAGCAATAACGCGACGGACGCAAACCATTACGGTCGAGTGTTGCACCAACCAATACGCCATCAGTAAAACATACCGATGCCGGGCCATCCCATGGCTCCATCATTGCAGAATAGAATTCGTAGAATTCTTTCTTTTTCGGATCCATATCCGGATTGTTTTGCCATGCTTCAGGAATAAGCATCATCATTACATGTGGCAATGATCTGCCGCTTAACACAAGCATTTCAATGGCCATATCGAGGTTAGCACTGTCCGAATCTCTCAAATCGCAGATAGGGAAGATCATCTCCAATTCCTCTTTTGTAAATGCCGAGCACTCCAAAAGTACTTCGCGGGCACGCATCCAGTTGATGTTCCCTTTGTTTGTATTGATCTCGCCGTTGTGCGCAATATAGCGGAAAGGCTGCGACAGTTTCCAAGATGGGAAAGTGTTGGTTGAAAAACGCGAGTGTACCAGAGAAATGGCACTCACTGCCAACGGATTTGTAAGGTCTTTAAAATATAACGAAACCTGTTCGGTTGTTAACTGCCCTTTATAAATGATGGTTTTATATGAGCATGAAATGATATTCATTCCGTTGTAACCAATTCCGGCAACTGACTCGCGAACCAGTTTCTCAGTGTATTTTCTGAAGACAAAAAGTTTGCGGTCGAACTCTTCTACCGACATACCATCGGGTTTCCCTATGAATAGTTGTTGTACATAAGGTTCTGAAGCCAGAGAATCGCGTCCCAGGTCGGAATTGTCAACCGGAACTTTACGATAGCCTAAATAAGGCAATCCAAACTTCTTCAGATTTCGTCCGATAATATCTTTACACTCTGAACGTTTTCGGTCCTCTTTTGGGAAGAAAATCATGGCCACGCCATATTCTCCAAACTGAGGAAGTTTAATGTCCTGTTTCGGACATTCTTCCATAAAAAGTTCATGTGGAATTTGTAATAATATCCCTGCACCGTCACCGCTTTTAATATCAAACCCGGTACCCCCTCGATGTTCCATACGCGCCAGCATCGACAAAGCATCCGAAATCACATTGTGTTTCTTTCTGCCCTTTAGGTTTGCTACAAACCCGATACCACAACTCCCATGTTCAAATTCAGGGCGGTACAATCCCTTAGCTACAGGTTCTTTTGTCTGCATCATTATTTCCTTTCTCTTTAAAATTCGCACTAGCGCAACAACAGGCGCTGTCAATACCGCATTGCTGCAAGATTGTAAGTTAAAATCATGTTTTTACTTACGAAGTGAAACCAAAAATAAACAAAGAGGTGTGTATTTGCAATCTTAAATGGTGTAAATTGTGTTTAATAACATACAATTAACCTTGAGAAATATCATAAAAAACTATAATCCTTTGTCTGTATTTTTTGTAAGCGTGACATTTGTCACGTTTACAGGAACTTGAAGCTCTA
Proteins encoded in this region:
- a CDS encoding glutamate synthase subunit beta; amino-acid sequence: MGKPTGFIEYKRVSNPTRKIEERLKDWNEVYILRDKETCETQGARCMDCGVPFCHRGALLHNGASGCPVYNLIPEWNDLIYKGQWKDALERLHHTNNFPEFTGRVCPAPCEAGCVLGINEPAVTIHDNERTIIDNGFEQGWVVPEPPESRTGKTVAVVGSGPAGLACAAQLNKAGHTVTVFERDDRIGGLLMYGIPNMKLDKDVVQRRVDILEAEGIIFETNTEVGKDIRSKKLLDDFDAVVLTTGATKPRDLNVEGRELDGVHFAMEFLKANTKSLLDSKLEDGNYISAKDKNVIVIGGGDTGTDCVATSLRHGCKSVTQLEIMPQPPKERNGEVNPWPEWPGNEKTDYGQHEAILAKGKDPRKYSIMTTKIEGENGKVKALHTVQVEWVKTDNGGRMPQAVPGTERYIKADLVLLAMGFLGPEDKIAEEMDMERDQRSNYKAEYGKFKTSIKKVFAAGDSRRGQSLVVWAINEGRAAAREVDTYLMGDTVLP
- the gltB gene encoding glutamate synthase large subunit, with the translated sequence MMQTKEPVAKGLYRPEFEHGSCGIGFVANLKGRKKHNVISDALSMLARMEHRGGTGFDIKSGDGAGILLQIPHELFMEECPKQDIKLPQFGEYGVAMIFFPKEDRKRSECKDIIGRNLKKFGLPYLGYRKVPVDNSDLGRDSLASEPYVQQLFIGKPDGMSVEEFDRKLFVFRKYTEKLVRESVAGIGYNGMNIISCSYKTIIYKGQLTTEQVSLYFKDLTNPLAVSAISLVHSRFSTNTFPSWKLSQPFRYIAHNGEINTNKGNINWMRAREVLLECSAFTKEELEMIFPICDLRDSDSANLDMAIEMLVLSGRSLPHVMMMLIPEAWQNNPDMDPKKKEFYEFYSAMMEPWDGPASVCFTDGVLVGATLDRNGLRPSRYCLTDDDTLIMSSETGAIDVPHDQVKIRGRLQPGKMFVADLEQGRIISDEEVKAEICSSQPYGEWVKENMTYLDELPFIPDLELKEPDKKTVFKRQKAFGFTHEDIEVILKPMATNGGEALGSMGADNPLAVLSDRPVHLSHYFKQLFAQVTNPPIDPIRERIVMDLRTYVGGFKNILTESAEHCRRIAIHQPVLTNEQLIKLAYVDHTHFQTKKISIVFHADEKEGTLETKLERLCQYVEDAIDEAYSIILLSDFAISTDHAPIPSLLAASAVHHHLIRVGKRGKADIIMEAGDVREVHHFATLLGYGVSAVNPYMAIDTIKDLVNQGALGDITKEQAIKNYVKAIGGGLLKVFSKMGISTLASYQGAQIFEAVGLKQEVVDKYFTGTVSRVEGLSLDDIAKEAMMRHRKGFPTRQGGAKVLEPGGEYHWRKDGERHLLSPEAIQLIQEATRKKDYEKYKKYCTVVDDQAEAACTLRGLMDFTSDRKSIPLDEVESAKSILTRFATGAMSFGSISWEAHTTLAIAMNRIGSKSNSGEGGEDPIRYTKLPNGDDMCSATKQIASGRFGVNSYYLSMAKELQIKMAQGAKPGEGGHLPGHKVNGWIGRTRNSTPGVGLISPPPHHDIYSIEDLAQLIFDLKNSNRDARINVKLVSETGVGTVAAGVCKAKADAVLISGYDGGTGASPLSSIKHAGLPWELGLSETHQTLVRNRLRNRIVVQSDGQMKTSRDLAIATLLGAEEWGVATMALVVEGCIMMRKCHSNTCPVGVATQNERLRGKFKGNPDHVVNYFEFLVEGLREIMAELGFRTITEMVGQSQCLKFKDDIDHWKYKGLDLSPILYKEEIGQEEGLYCSKKQDHQLEEILDWKLVEAAQKAIKDGEKVSAEFEIKNINRSVGTVLSHEVTKVYKGDGLPDGTIHYKMTGSAGQSFGAFVCKGIELEVEGDANDYFGKGLSGGHLSIYPAKNVQFIPEQNIIVGNVCFYGATGGEAYIRGVAGERFCVRNSGAQVVVEGIGDHGCEYMTGGKTVILGKTGRNFGAGMSGGVAYVLDINGTFPSLCNKGMIQLERVEDKAEQEELKAMIQRHMDKTESTVAEYVLSDWEETIGKFVKVIPTDYKRMLTYIEKARKSGKYEKESDVIDAAFDMHLANL